In a genomic window of Kluyveromyces marxianus DMKU3-1042 DNA, complete genome, chromosome 7:
- the MEC1 gene encoding protein kinase MEC1 yields the protein MSTAKVKYLDELIVALRSAAAAATMTSATAAAAADGNTSENTGTDGSTASAKLLHTLLRNIHAPAEELIFHKSFVALDLLLKCNPHLLRASILDNMLECSMIHWDNLQYMWLIRRYVLRWLDVCVFKGPDLASWFADQMDQFDRQLLQCLKGTLEVNQFHALMKKVVIVNEWIMNHYILKTYSYRGWNSQFLRLMRFLVFVLKSINLKPNDTRTQNQSLVEYSRIVNLLVTYIVTSKQSLPVFSFSFDLIQTLIKDHYRHIPPTSLAKSLLRTLYLCRDNVSMINYMKNTFQLHHWIATNAKDLDTDYQVLFVRTVNYVAFKLGLIDTIEEFTFPNKQLHWLHEKIERSEALPPAKITELTAKAHYDKIYDSLASANKNNSSLDDILLPVFPSIRQLALDESLIHNTNTGDSPTSQQTLEHSRTMKLSPKKLLPLHKSLAYQLLVRYILRPGHDVSTMSEPMLTGVILVIIDILSQFDPPQLTSKPDPSNASFGYFCFQVINTSFTRKSRPLRLLSVGLFPLFARSGCSHEESNLKFLIMFLQKPWPSHLTETCQMSWINLILNCNSDYFDDLLLKLIDVFNSSDFAEHTMMSYQLRYLSRIEEKSPYQLLSPILPVIFKKMGKNLVEKRLGLQRIVQLVEYPAKTLLENFQRYVVPYALGHYKSDAIAEIARIMSDNNKNLIEEKKLQLLDRNSRQIFAVALVKHAFFSIETIETLFLNTAPNFKKQYIALYLPDYKTLAEVLKMSKTISSLDSPLTENERSILASLRYLVITNFSKDRRRGTRFRNIEDWNEEMQKQFLYKMEQNILGIFQVFSNDMHDSDGKTSYYEKLRVLNGITFLMKHSSKKSIISALAQLSICLQTGSEIQEIQLNALQCWHLLVRLLNEEQITAIIDSLFCLVLQKWDCFSSSCKSECQAIFDTLLRDRQSLVLESRPFLLLSFLNNPELQVLERHPMVARKVLKVMTTTNWLRVFTQNLGSNNRYVILQTLLELEKYFTTSLYRKHVDVITKHDDSIHLSRLLGALLDSAYKFRNKDLKICQLSSSCIGLMGLLDVTKHSLPRNNNLSEEICDFNNHSQTVKFLINIINDILVPAFWQSENPTKQLFVALVMQESLKYCGLSAANWDINNPENYPMEAKLWSRFNDISKTTLYPLISSLYLAQSWKEYVPLKYPSFRAKDPFQVWIRNLTLDLLKIGTDEDHPLHVFSSLIREDDGSLSNFLLPFITMDIILRASKGSKYIEIIENLSIEFQYIFNYDIQQLNHFQMDSLKMAYNSIFRVYEYCKKWVSNFKQDYQAANGTYMIQEDRFLKILDRTENFVNIIPSDVLAKKSLETDSFERSALYLEQSYREQGTAPSSSSDLLQSLQMTYAEIGDVDAVGGVLKMFSTGNLTTKIEELQYSKNWRMAQDCFEALSVFKQSDTSYVSEDLIKSSNMKMLKSMYNHQLYDELLSKIKLHLPEIKGFVAENDNDLLNMGIEAASQTGSIDDLTKWIERLEYIQNFNDPSLLLHYNIAKVLQAVNKNELNKFERYLNRCFALIGVQFTTPSTSTTLLKNRETLQKLHALTDTKMLFSTRSTTDFANILKTLNGRLSHVGSDFSPNHYLLSIRKTVEIVSSKEHLHTDISNVYFHLSQLDRKENRLELAAEDLMNALKYNHHSAELEFAEILWKQGEKDMALKTVAEITKRFENDPSTLSSKNQDFKEVLLKYTEWLDLSNSSVSDQIIKQYNELIRLDKSWHAPFYSMGLYYSKLLEKKKAEGYVSDGSLEYRSITNFLASFEKGSSNIRQSLPKVVTLWLDTTKSESSDSNSDRSTYSSKICAKIDATVKQCGIHIWYTVLTQLLSRLLHPHTATIHSIVNILFHMTMEYPSVMLWYISILLNSENLERRNIGKQIIDAFQKKNPKTKLPNTAISLVQSLTRVCIKDVKSTSSRSGRSIDNDFRFNLELAPNDMCVPVNINLKKLLPSTANSMDSETFKSVMVTISKFSPQYMVFNSLKKPKKLTVIGSDGNIYGIMCKKEDVRQDNQYMQFANTMSFLLSNDVESRKRNLGITTYGVLSLREDCGLLEIVPNVLTLRSLLSMKYESMKIKYSLKSLQEKWQGIPSDQKLGFHQDCLKKFPPVLYQWFLDNFPDPITWYNARNGFVRSYSVMAMVGHILGLGDRHCENILLDVSTGRVLHVDFDCLFEKGKKLPVPELVPFRLTQNIVDAFGIIRTEGTFKKSCEVTLRVMRNNEIGLVNIIETIMYDRKIDESIQMALKVLRDKIRGIDSRDGLALSVSGQVEALTQEASSVENLSKMYIGWLPFW from the coding sequence ATGAGCACTGCTAAGGTGAAGTACCTCGATGAGCTCATCGTGGCTCTGCGgtctgctgctgctgctgccactATGACTTCTGCAACAGCCGCTGCCGCCGCAGATGGAAATACAAGCGAAAATACAGGAACAGATGGATCCACCGCCAGTGCTAAGCTTCTGCACACTTTGCTTAGGAATATACACGCGCCAGCAGAAGAACTGATATTCCACAAGTCGTTTGTCGCGCTAGATCTTTTGCTCAAATGCAACCCGCATCTCCTTCGCGCGAGCATCCTCGATAATATGCTCGAGTGTTCGATGATCCATTGGGATAACCTGCAGTACATGTGGCTCATCAGACGATACGTGTTGCGATGGCTGGACGTGTGTGTGTTTAAGGGCCCGGATCTGGCGTCGTGGTTCGCAGATCAGATGGACCAGTTCGATAGACAGTTGTTGCAATGTCTCAAGGGGACTTTGGAGGTCAATCAGTTTCACGCACTAATGAAGAAAGTTGTGATTGTCAACGAATGGATTATGAATCACTACATCTTGAAAACGTACAGTTACAGGGGTTGGAACAGCCAGTTCCTCAGACTCATGCGGTTCTTGGTCTTTGTTCTCAAGTCAATCAACTTGAAGCCCAACGACACCAGAACTCAGAACCAGTCTCTGGTGGAGTACTCGCGTATCGTTAATCTACTCGTTACCTATATTGTAACGTCAAAACAGTCATTGCCtgtcttttccttctcgTTCGACCTCATTCAAACATTGATCAAAGACCACTACCGCCATATTCCACCAACTTCCCTGGCCAAATCGCTTCTCAGGACACTATACCTTTGTCGCGACAATGTATCGATGATAAACTACATGAAAAATACCTTTCAACTACATCATTGGATCGCTACAAATGCAAAAGATCTCGATACAGACTATCAAGTTCTATTTGTTCGCACAGTAAATTATGTGGCGTTTAAACTAGGTCTTATAGATACAATAGAAGAATTCACTTTTCCTAATAAACAATTGCATTGGCTTCATGAAAAGATTGAGCGCTCGGAGGCGCTTCCACCTGCAAAAATTACAGAACTCACGGCCAAGGCCCACTACGACAAAATTTACGATTCCTTGGCCTCTGCTAACAAAAATAACAGCAGCCTGGATGATATATTATTGCCTGTGTTCCCCTCGATTCGCCAGTTAGCCCTTGATGAAAGTCTAATACATAACACGAATACTGGAGATTCTCCCACTTCGCAGCAAACGTTAGAGCATTCTCGCACCATGAAATTGTCTCCCAAAAAACTACTTCCTTTGCACAAATCTTTGGCTTATCAGTTATTGGTTAGATATATTTTAAGACCAGGCCACGATGTGAGCACAATGTCGGAACCAATGCTCACAGGCGTTATCCTTGTCATTATAGATATACTTTCTCAGTTTGACCCACCACAACTAACTTCCAAGCCAGATCCCTCTAATGCATCTTTTGGCTATTTCTGCTTTCAGGTTATAAACACATCATTTACTCGGAAATCTAGACCTCTACGGCTTCTTTCAGTAGGACTCTTCCCTCTTTTCGCTCGCTCAGGATGCTCTCATGAAGAATCTAATTTGAAATTCCTGATAATGTTCTTGCAAAAGCCTTGGCCTTCGCATTTGACTGAAACATGCCAGATGAGCTGGATAAATCTTATCTTAAACTGTAACAGCGATTATTTTGATGACTTATTGCTCAAACTCATTGATGTCTTCAACTCAAGTGATTTTGCAGAACATACAATGATGTCATATCAACTACGGTACTTGTccagaattgaagaaaaatctcCATACCAGTTACTTTCTCCAATATTACCCGTTATATTTAAAAAGATGGGCAAGAATCTAGTTGAAAAGAGACTCGGTCTACAAAGAATTGTACAACTGGTAGAATACCCAGCAAAGACGTTAttggaaaattttcaaagGTACGTTGTGCCTTATGCATTGGGCCATTACAAGAGTGATGCTATTGCAGAAATTGCTCGCATAATGTCTGACAACAATAAAAATCttatagaagaaaaaaaactacaaTTGCTTGATAGAAACAGTAGGCAAATTTTTGCTGTAGCGTTGGTCAAGCACGCATTTTTCTCTATTGAAACCATAGAAACTCTTTTCCTTAATACAGCTCCGAACTTCAAAAAACAATACATTGCTCTTTATCTACCAGATTACAAGACTTTGGCAGAAGTTCTAAAAATGAGCAAAACAATCTCATCCCTTGATTCCCCCTTaacagaaaatgaaagatCTATTCTAGCATCACTAAGATATTTAGTTATCActaatttttcaaaagataGGAGGCGTGGCACAAGATTCAGGAATATTGAAGATTGGAATGAGGAAATGCAGAAACAATTTTTGTACAAGAtggaacaaaatattttggGTATTTTCCAAGTATTCTCGAATGACATGCATGACTCAGATGGTAAAACATCTTATTATGAGAAGTTACGTGTCTTGAATGGTATAACATTCCTAATGAAgcattcttcaaaaaaatcaatcaTATCTGCACTTGCTCAATTAAGCATATGCCTTCAGACAGGCTCTGAAATACAAGAAATTCAGCTTAATGCTTTGCAATGCTGGCATCTTCTCGTCAGATTATTAAATGAAGAACAAATCACTGCCATAATAGATAGTCTTTTCTGTTTGGTTTTACAAAAATGGGATTGTTTCAGCAGTTCTTGTAAATCCGAATGTCAGGCCATATTTGACACTCTTCTCAGAGATAGACAATCATTGGTACTAGAATCAAGGCCTTTCTTGTTATTGTCGTTTTTAAATAATCCTGAACTACAAGTTTTGGAGAGGCATCCAATGGTAGCAAGAAAAGTACTAAAAGTTATGACAACCACAAATTGGCTCAGAGTCTTCACTCAAAATCTAGGTAGTAACAACAGATATGTTATTCTACAGACATTATTAGAACTGGAAAAGTACTTTACTACTTCTCTTTATCGGAAACATGTCGACGTTATCACGAAACATGATGATTCCATCCATCTCTCTCGGTTACTGGGTGCTCTCTTAGATTCCGCCTATAAGTTTAGAAATAAAGATCTCAAGATTTGTCAATTATCCTCATCGTGTATTGGTTTAATGGGTCTTTTGGATGTAACAAAACACTCTTTACCCCGAAACAATAACTTGTCGGAAGAGATATGTGATTTCAATAATCACTCTCAAACTGTGAAGTTCTTAATAAACATTATAAATGACATTCTTGTTCCGGCATTTTGGCAAAGTGAAAATCCTACCAAGCAATTATTTGTCGCTTTAGTCATGCAAGAGTCATTAAAATACTGTGGTTTAAGTGCAGCGAACTGGGATATAAATAATCCGGAGAATTATCCTATGGAGGCTAAGCTTTGGTCTAGATTTAACgatatttcaaagaccACGCTGTATCCATTGATTTCATCTTTATATTTGGCTCAGTCATGGAAAGAATATGTGCCCCTGAAATATCCCTCCTTTAGAGCCAAAGATCCATTCCAGGTATGGATAAGAAACCTTACATTggatttattgaaaatagGAACGGATGAAGACCATCCATTGCATGTTTTTTCATCTTTGATCAGAGAAGACGATGGGTCTCTTTCAAACTTCTTACTACCATTCATTACTATGGATATTATCCTCAGAGCTAGTAAGGGCAGtaaatatattgaaattattGAAAATCTTTCAATTGAGTTTCAGTATATCTTTAATTATGATATCCAGCAACTTAACCACTTTCAGATGGATTCTCTTAAGATGGCTTACAATTCTATTTTCCGCGTATATGAATATTGCAAAAAATGGGTCAGTAACTTCAAACAGGATTACCAGGCTGCAAATGGGACCTATATGATTCAAGAAGACCGATTTTTAAAGATTTTGGATCGCACTGAAAATTTTGTGAATATAATACCTTCAGACGTTCTTGCCAAGAAATCTTTAGAAACGGATTCCTTTGAAAGATCTGCGTTATATCTTGAACAAAGCTATAGGGAACAAGGTACTGCGCCTTCTTCATCCAGTGATCTTTTACAAAGTCTTCAGATGACATACGCTGAAATTGGTGATGTTGATGCTGTGGGCGGCGTATTGAAGATGTTTTCTACTGGAAACTTAACAActaaaattgaagagttacaatattccaaaaattgGAGGATGGCACAGGACTGCTTTGAAGCCTTAAGTGTTTTCAAGCAATCAGATACATCGTACGTTAGTGAGGATCTAATTAAATCTTCGAATATGAAAATGTTGAAGTCAATGTATAACCATCAGTTGTATGATGAACTTTTATCCAAAATCAAGCTTCATCTACCGGAAATTAAGGGCTTCGTCGCAGAGAACGATAATGACCTATTGAACATGGGTATAGAGGCTGCAAGTCAAACTGGAAGTATAGATGACTTGACAAAATGGATCGAACGGCTGGAATATATCCAGAACTTTAATGATCCTTCTTTACTTCTTCATTATAATATTGCGAAAGTGTTACAAGCCGTCAATAAAAACGAATTAAACAAATTCGAACGGTATCTGAACAGATGTTTTGCGCTCATTGGAGTGCAATTCACTACTCCATCTACTAGTACTactttattgaaaaatagagaaacacttcaaaaacttcatGCGCTTACAGATACAAAAATGCTTTTTAGCACTCGTTCCACCACTGATTTTgcaaatattttgaaaacattAAACGGAAGACTTTCGCATGTTGGTTCGGACTTTTCTCCAAACCACTACCTGTTATCTATAAGAAAGACAGTAGAAATTGTATCCAGTAAAGAGCATCTCCACACAGATATTTCCAACGTGTATTTCCATTTATCACAATTAGATCGGAAAGAGAATAGGCTCGAGTTGGCAGCAGAAGATTTGATGAATGCTCTGAAGTATAATCATCATTCAGCCGAATTAGAATTTGCGGAAATCCTTTGGAAACAAGGGGAAAAGGATATGGCACTCAAGACTGTAGCCGAGATAACGAAAAGGTTCGAGAATGATCCTTCTACGCTATCTTCAAAAAATCAAGACTTTAAAGAAgttcttttgaaatatacGGAATGGCTTGATCTTTCCAACAGTTCAGTATCAGATCAAATTATTAAGCAATACAATGAGCTTATTAGGTTGGACAAGAGTTGGCATGCGCCTTTCTATTCTATGGGTTTGTACTACAGTAAATTActcgaaaagaaaaaggctGAAGGATATGTCTCCGATGGATCCTTAGAATACAGATCTATCACTAACTTTCTGGCTTCCTTTGAGAAGGGCTCTTCAAATATAAGGCAATCTCTTCCAAAGGTGGTCACCTTGTGGTTAGACACTACAAAATCAGAAAGCTCCGACAGTAATTCAGATAGGAGTACCTATTCATCTAAAATATGTGCTAAGATTGATGCCACTGTTAAGCAATGTGGTATACATATATGGTACACTGTATTGACACAGCTGCTATCAAGGTTATTACATCCTCATACTGCTACTATCCACTCGATAgttaatatattatttcaTATGACAATGGAGTATCCTTCTGTGATGCTTTGGTATATCTCAATCCTATTGAACTCAGAAAACTTGGAGAGAAGGAATATAGGGAAACAAATAATCGACGccttccaaaagaaaaacccTAAAACGAAACTACCTAATACTGCGATATCACTGGTACAATCCCTTACTAGGGTATGTATAAAAGATGTCAAAAGTACATCAAGCCGATCAGGTAGGTCCATAGATAATGATTTCAGGTTTAATTTAGAACTGGCTCCAAATGATATGTGTGTCCCAGTTAATATTAACTTGAAAAAATTACTCCCTTCAACTGCAAATAGTATGGATTCCGAGACTTTTAAGAGTGTCATGGTGACTATTTCGAAGTTTTCTCCACAATATATGGTATTCAATAGTTTGAAAAAACCTAAAAAGTTAACGGTTATTGGTTCGGATGGTAACATATACGGAATTATGTGCAAAAAAGAGGATGTTCGACAGGATAATCAGTACATGCAATTTGCCAACACAATGAGTTTTTTGTTGAGTAATGATGTCGAGTCTAGAAAAAGGAATTTGGGTATTACAACATATGGTGTGCTTTCTTTACGGGAAGATTGTGGCCTGTTAGAGATCGTACCCAACGTCTTGACATTGCGATCCTTGTTGAGCATGAAATATGAAAGTATGAAGATAAAGTATTCGTTGAAGTCATTGCAAGAAAAATGGCAAGGAATACCTTCAGATCAAAAATTAGGCTTCCACCAAGATTGTCTCAAGAAATTTCCACCTGTATTGTACCAGTGGTTCCTTGATAATTTCCCGGATCCAATTACCTGGTACAATGCCAGGAATGGCTTTGTTAGATCATACTCAGTTATGGCTATGGTCGGTCATATACTAGGGCTTGGTGACAGACACTGTGAGAATATATTGCTTGACGTATCTACAGGTCGTGTACTCCATGTTGATTTTGACTGTCTGTTTGAAAAGGGGAAAAAACTTCCTGTTCCAGAGCTTGTTCCATTCAGATTGACtcaaaatattgttgaCGCGTTTGGTATAATACGTACAGAAGGCACCTTCAAGAAGTCGTGTGAAGTTACCTTAAGAGTCATGCGAAATAATGAGATAGGTCTAGTGAATATCATTGAGACAATTATGTATGATAGAAAAATTGATGAATCTATCCAGATGGCTTTGAAAGTTTTGAGAGACAAAATTCGAGGGATCGATTCAAGGGATGGTTTGGCTTTAAGCGTGAGTGGTCAAGTAGAAGCCCTTACTCAAGAAGCTAGTTCTGTTGAGAACCTCAGTAAGATGTATATAGGTTGGTTACCTTTTTGGTAG